In Acidobacteriota bacterium, a single window of DNA contains:
- a CDS encoding cytochrome c codes for MRGRNRVFAFLFLASAVGAAAGCARGCTSSRPPIHLNPSMDDQPKVRAQTASNFFYNGASMREPVPGTVPIGGLKEDVPFFTGKEADGPFVATIPVPVDETLVERGRERYRIYCQPCHDARGEGKGILFQRGNVPTASFHQDKILKYPDGQIFDVITNGSGLMAGYRWPIPPADRWAIVAYVRELQRKRPAGVTGIQGK; via the coding sequence ATGAGGGGGCGGAATCGCGTGTTCGCGTTCCTCTTTCTTGCGTCCGCCGTGGGTGCTGCGGCGGGCTGCGCGCGCGGCTGCACGTCGAGCCGCCCTCCCATCCATCTCAATCCGAGCATGGACGACCAGCCGAAGGTCCGCGCGCAGACGGCGAGCAACTTCTTCTACAACGGCGCGTCCATGAGAGAGCCCGTTCCCGGAACGGTCCCGATCGGCGGGCTGAAGGAAGACGTGCCCTTCTTCACCGGAAAGGAGGCGGACGGGCCGTTTGTCGCGACGATTCCCGTTCCCGTGGACGAGACGCTCGTCGAGCGCGGGCGCGAGCGGTATCGCATCTACTGCCAGCCGTGCCACGACGCCCGGGGGGAGGGCAAGGGGATCCTGTTCCAGCGAGGCAACGTCCCCACCGCCTCCTTTCACCAGGACAAGATCCTGAAGTACCCGGACGGGCAGATCTTCGACGTCATCACGAACGGGAGCGGGCTGATGGCCGGATACCGCTGGCCGATCCCTCCCGCGGACAGGTGGGCGATCGTCGCCTACGTGCGGGAGCTCCAGCGCAAGCGGCCGGCAGGCGTCACGGGCATCCAGGGGAAATGA